A window of Corallococcus macrosporus DSM 14697 contains these coding sequences:
- a CDS encoding ChaN family lipoprotein, producing MRDSLALHLALFRRQRAQIARVVDGQTASFRAYEARFRRRTSGYRSVTTLPAVYQQVQAADVVYVGDYHTLPLAQETYLALVERARASGRRVIMALECVEGRHQSTVDAWRAGRVTERSLLAKLGHASGSRALLAFARKQKLEVVGIDRRAQGERSLELRDAYAAERIARAARAPDRPLVMVLVGQYHVAPCHLPAQVERALGAETRKGLVVYQNAEGVWWRLAREGRVGAAEAVELADGTLCLMNASPVVCQQSFLDYLEAEAGDEAPLLDRGATERFREMSALIGRLAGVPVGRALDTVDVATAADGDVLERIQRRGRFTQAELTQLRRHILSRESSYIPRARVAYLASLSLNHAAEEAAHFVRHCAVGDAMEAPRGASEAFYARCLEEALGFFGSKLVNPRRTCLGVAEWAQRFGESRGVERQIAAFVLAHKATEAEAPEEAVKLLPLRKDRLFHGVSHALGYLLGDRLYQAFDSGEVAKAEVQTLFRDPFVDPRAAYFTWAERLGV from the coding sequence ATGCGCGATTCGCTCGCCTTGCACCTCGCCCTGTTCCGACGCCAGCGCGCGCAGATTGCCCGAGTGGTGGACGGACAGACGGCATCCTTCCGAGCCTACGAGGCCCGCTTCCGGCGGCGCACCTCGGGCTACCGGAGCGTCACGACGCTGCCCGCCGTGTACCAGCAGGTGCAGGCGGCGGACGTCGTCTACGTCGGGGACTACCACACCCTTCCGCTCGCCCAGGAGACCTACCTCGCACTGGTGGAGCGGGCGCGGGCCTCGGGCCGCCGCGTCATCATGGCGCTCGAGTGCGTGGAGGGCCGTCACCAGTCCACCGTGGACGCCTGGCGCGCCGGCCGCGTCACGGAGCGCTCGCTGCTGGCGAAGCTGGGCCACGCCTCCGGCTCGCGCGCCCTGCTCGCCTTCGCGCGCAAGCAGAAGCTGGAGGTGGTGGGCATCGACCGCCGCGCGCAGGGCGAGCGCTCGCTGGAGCTGCGGGACGCCTACGCCGCTGAACGCATCGCCCGCGCCGCGCGCGCCCCGGACCGGCCGCTCGTCATGGTGCTGGTGGGCCAGTACCACGTGGCGCCCTGCCACCTGCCCGCGCAGGTGGAGCGCGCGCTCGGCGCGGAGACGCGCAAGGGGCTCGTCGTGTACCAGAACGCGGAGGGCGTCTGGTGGCGGCTGGCGCGCGAGGGCCGCGTGGGCGCCGCGGAGGCCGTGGAGCTGGCGGACGGCACCCTGTGCCTGATGAACGCCTCGCCCGTGGTGTGCCAGCAGAGCTTCCTGGACTACCTGGAGGCGGAGGCCGGTGACGAGGCCCCGCTGTTGGATCGTGGCGCCACCGAGCGCTTCCGCGAGATGTCCGCGTTGATCGGCCGGCTCGCCGGCGTGCCCGTGGGCCGCGCCCTGGACACCGTGGACGTGGCCACCGCCGCGGACGGCGACGTCCTGGAGCGAATCCAGCGGCGCGGGCGCTTCACCCAGGCCGAGCTGACGCAGCTTCGCCGGCACATCCTCTCCCGAGAGAGCAGCTACATCCCCCGCGCGCGCGTGGCCTACCTGGCGTCGCTGTCGCTCAACCACGCGGCGGAGGAGGCGGCGCACTTCGTCCGGCACTGCGCCGTGGGTGACGCCATGGAGGCGCCGCGCGGCGCCTCGGAGGCCTTCTACGCGCGCTGCCTGGAAGAGGCGCTGGGCTTCTTCGGCTCGAAGCTGGTGAACCCCCGGCGCACCTGCCTGGGCGTGGCCGAGTGGGCCCAGCGCTTCGGTGAGAGCCGCGGCGTGGAGCGGCAGATCGCCGCCTTCGTCCTGGCGCACAAGGCCACGGAGGCGGAGGCGCCGGAGGAAGCGGTGAAGCTCCTCCCCCTGCGCAAGGACCGGCTGTTCCACGGCGTCAGCCACGCGCTGGGCTATCTGCTCGGGGACCGGCTGTATCAGGCCTTCGACAGCGGCGAAGTCGCCAAGGCCGAGGTCCAGACCTTGTTCCGGGACCCCTTCGTGGACCCGCGCGCGGCCTACTTCACGTGGGCTGAACGCCTGGGCGTCTGA